A single Brevundimonas sp. M20 DNA region contains:
- a CDS encoding thiazole synthase, with the protein MNAHAPVSVSANDSWTVAGRTFNSRLIVGTGKYATYQQNADAAEAAGAEIVTVAVRRVNLTDPNQPLLVDYVKPDRFTFLPNTAGCFTGEDAVRTLRLAREAGGWDLVKLEVLSDTAHLYPDMVETLRALDLLIKDGFQVMVYCTDDVVMAKRLEDAGAAAIMPAAAPIGSGLGIQNKVNVRLIIEQARVPVLVDAGVGTPSDATLAMELGCDAVLMNTAIAGANDPILMASAMKHAVIAGRQGYLAGRMPRRMYASASSPLSGLI; encoded by the coding sequence ATGAACGCACATGCCCCCGTTTCCGTCTCCGCGAACGACAGCTGGACCGTCGCCGGCCGCACCTTCAACAGCCGTCTGATCGTCGGCACCGGCAAGTACGCCACCTATCAGCAGAACGCCGACGCCGCCGAGGCCGCGGGGGCCGAGATCGTCACCGTGGCCGTGCGCCGGGTGAACCTGACCGACCCGAACCAGCCCTTGCTGGTCGACTATGTGAAGCCCGACCGCTTCACCTTCCTGCCCAACACGGCGGGCTGTTTCACCGGCGAGGACGCCGTGCGCACCCTGCGTCTGGCGCGCGAGGCGGGCGGCTGGGATCTGGTCAAGCTGGAAGTGCTGTCGGACACCGCCCACCTGTACCCGGACATGGTCGAAACCCTGCGGGCGCTGGACCTGCTGATCAAGGACGGCTTCCAGGTCATGGTCTACTGCACCGACGACGTGGTCATGGCCAAGCGACTGGAGGACGCGGGCGCCGCCGCCATCATGCCCGCCGCCGCCCCCATTGGCTCGGGTCTGGGCATCCAGAACAAGGTCAACGTCCGCCTGATCATCGAGCAGGCCAGGGTGCCGGTTCTGGTCGACGCGGGCGTCGGCACCCCCTCGGACGCCACGCTTGCCATGGAGCTGGGCTGCGACGCCGTCCTGATGAACACCGCCATCGCGGGCGCGAATGATCCCATCCTGATGGCCAGCGCCATGAAGCACGCCGTCATCGCCGGCCGTCAGGGCTACCTCGCCGGCCGCATGCCCCGCCGCATGTACGCCAGCGCCAGCTCGCCGCTGTCGGGGCTGATCTGA
- the surE gene encoding 5'/3'-nucleotidase SurE produces MRILLTNDDGIEAEGLECLERIARTLSDDIWVCAPAVEQSGKGRGITLTEPLRVNRLGPQRFAVTGTPTDCVVLAVNDLMPVKPDLVLSGVNRGHNVGEDCSYSGTVAGALQGMAFGIRSIALSQSLERFHDEVTAHWETAEAFAPGIITRLLEQKWAPGVVMNLNFPNRPPEAVTQVEVTRQGFRDIGEMHAVRRTDLRGRDYYWMSFRGEKQEHPEGTDLRAMDEGRISVSPLHIDLTHMTSVNDLKKVLGGVPPKAVAAE; encoded by the coding sequence ATGAGAATCCTGCTGACCAACGACGACGGCATCGAGGCCGAGGGCCTGGAATGTCTGGAGCGGATCGCCCGCACCCTTTCCGACGACATCTGGGTCTGCGCGCCCGCTGTCGAGCAGTCCGGGAAGGGGCGGGGGATCACCCTGACCGAGCCTTTGCGGGTCAACCGGCTGGGGCCCCAGCGCTTCGCCGTCACCGGCACCCCGACCGACTGCGTCGTGCTGGCGGTCAATGACCTGATGCCCGTGAAGCCCGATCTGGTGCTGTCCGGCGTCAATCGCGGGCACAATGTCGGGGAGGACTGCTCCTACTCCGGCACCGTCGCCGGCGCCCTGCAGGGCATGGCCTTCGGCATCCGCTCCATCGCCCTGTCCCAGAGCCTCGAGCGCTTCCACGACGAGGTCACCGCCCACTGGGAGACCGCCGAGGCCTTCGCGCCCGGCATCATCACCCGCCTGCTGGAGCAGAAGTGGGCGCCCGGCGTGGTCATGAACCTCAACTTCCCCAATCGCCCGCCGGAGGCCGTCACCCAGGTCGAGGTCACCCGCCAGGGCTTCCGCGACATCGGAGAGATGCACGCCGTCCGCCGCACCGACCTGCGTGGCCGCGACTACTACTGGATGAGCTTCCGGGGCGAGAAGCAGGAGCATCCCGAGGGCACCGACCTGCGCGCCATGGACGAGGGCCGCATCTCGGTCTCGCCCCTGCACATCGACCTGACCCACATGACCAGCGTCAACGACCTGAAGAAGGTCCTTGGCGGCGTCCCCCCCAAGGCGGTGGCGGCCGAATGA
- the yajC gene encoding preprotein translocase subunit YajC, which yields MFIFLVPMIALFYFLILRPQQQQVKKHKAMIESVKRGETVVLSNGMIGKITRVETDEAMVEIAQGVNVRVIKTMIADVRNRTDVAAANDAKA from the coding sequence ATGTTCATCTTCCTGGTGCCGATGATCGCGCTCTTCTACTTCCTCATCCTGCGCCCGCAGCAGCAGCAGGTGAAGAAGCACAAGGCGATGATCGAGTCGGTCAAGCGTGGCGAGACCGTCGTGCTGTCGAACGGCATGATCGGCAAGATCACCCGCGTCGAGACCGACGAAGCCATGGTCGAGATCGCCCAGGGCGTGAACGTCCGTGTGATCAAGACGATGATCGCCGACGTGCGGAACCGCACCGACGTCGCCGCCGCCAACGACGCCAAGGCCTGA
- the secD gene encoding protein translocase subunit SecD, whose product MIHLSRWKVILLALSVLFGIVFTVPNFLSQAQRDALPGWVPKSTLNLGLDLQGGSYLLLEVDVPAMRAARLNNLAEDARTVLGEANVSVSTINRQSDGVIITLSNPAQMELAQQAMGALISGNAQGVADRVVQRQGNDRIRYAFSDATMNAMASDAVTQSIEIVRRRLDSDGTKEISITRQGANRIVVQAPGQSDPAALKRLIGQTAQLTFQMEDYQNAARALQSGIIPPDSEVLMDETGQPYLLKRRVVVSGENLTKASVGQGENNQIAIDFRFDGQGARRFGEATSANIGRRFAIVLDGKIISIPTINSAISGGTGQITGNYTIQSASEFVNLLNGGALPAPLNVEESRTVSAELGEDAVAAGALSTAIGFLIIVVFMLLAYGLLFGGISVIGLVLNGLMIVACMSLVGAALTLPGIAGLILTFAVAVDANVLIYERMRDEARAGRSVIASMDAGFSKAMATIIDANVTTLVAAAIMFFAGAGPVRGFAWTLGIGVFTSVISSVLVAQVLLAFWLKTAKPKKLPIAE is encoded by the coding sequence ATGATTCACCTGTCGCGCTGGAAGGTCATCCTTCTCGCCCTGTCCGTCCTTTTCGGTATCGTCTTCACGGTCCCGAACTTCCTGAGCCAGGCCCAGCGCGACGCGCTGCCGGGCTGGGTGCCGAAAAGCACCCTGAACCTGGGCCTCGACCTTCAGGGCGGGTCCTACCTGCTGCTGGAAGTCGACGTTCCGGCCATGCGCGCCGCGCGCCTGAACAACCTGGCGGAAGACGCCCGCACGGTTCTGGGCGAGGCCAACGTCAGCGTCAGCACGATCAACCGTCAGTCGGACGGCGTGATCATCACCCTGTCCAACCCGGCGCAGATGGAACTGGCCCAACAGGCCATGGGCGCCCTGATCTCCGGCAACGCCCAGGGCGTGGCCGACCGGGTTGTCCAGCGTCAGGGCAACGACCGCATTCGCTACGCCTTCAGCGACGCGACCATGAACGCCATGGCCTCTGACGCCGTGACGCAGTCCATCGAGATCGTGCGTCGCCGTCTGGACAGCGACGGCACCAAGGAAATCTCGATCACCCGTCAGGGCGCGAACCGCATCGTCGTTCAGGCTCCGGGTCAGAGCGATCCCGCCGCCCTGAAGCGACTGATCGGCCAGACCGCCCAGCTGACCTTCCAGATGGAAGACTATCAGAACGCGGCCCGCGCCCTGCAAAGCGGCATCATTCCCCCGGATTCCGAAGTCCTGATGGACGAGACCGGCCAGCCCTATCTGCTGAAGCGCCGCGTTGTCGTTTCGGGCGAGAACCTGACCAAGGCCTCGGTGGGGCAGGGTGAGAACAACCAGATCGCCATCGACTTCCGCTTCGATGGTCAGGGCGCGCGCCGCTTCGGCGAGGCGACCTCCGCCAACATCGGCCGCCGCTTCGCCATCGTGCTGGACGGCAAGATCATCTCGATCCCGACCATCAACAGCGCCATCAGCGGCGGCACCGGCCAGATCACCGGCAACTACACCATCCAGTCGGCCAGTGAGTTCGTGAACCTGCTGAACGGCGGCGCCCTGCCGGCCCCGCTGAACGTCGAGGAAAGTCGGACCGTTTCGGCCGAACTGGGCGAGGACGCTGTCGCCGCCGGCGCCCTGTCGACCGCCATCGGCTTCCTGATCATCGTCGTCTTCATGCTCCTGGCCTACGGCCTGCTGTTCGGCGGCATCTCTGTCATCGGCCTGGTGCTGAACGGCCTGATGATCGTGGCCTGTATGAGCCTTGTCGGCGCGGCCCTGACCCTGCCGGGTATCGCGGGTCTGATCCTGACGTTCGCGGTGGCGGTGGACGCCAACGTGCTGATTTACGAACGGATGCGCGACGAGGCCCGTGCCGGCCGGAGCGTCATCGCCTCGATGGACGCCGGCTTCTCCAAGGCCATGGCGACCATTATCGACGCCAACGTCACCACCCTGGTCGCCGCGGCGATCATGTTCTTCGCTGGCGCGGGCCCCGTTCGTGGCTTCGCCTGGACGCTGGGCATCGGGGTGTTCACCTCGGTGATCTCGTCCGTGCTGGTGGCGCAGGTGCTGCTGGCGTTCTGGCTGAAAACGGCCAAACCCAAAAAACTGCCGATCGCGGAGTGA
- a CDS encoding M23 family metallopeptidase, whose protein sequence is MNRTGVTRIVMVAGVMSLLAACSSYPSEPRYSIHADRPAGPPSTTPPPGPVYPTRPMPTGPAPTGDGVRGATDPAREVPPPRGAPVERIEGGELGAPVSNAPRPYDAPTRPYTEVPNAPYAPAAPPAGQPAAGPSSEGFTTPPPPARGGTAGVSVAGASYEIQPGDTISGVGRRFQTPVQVLIDLNNLGPRAAISPGQRIVLPANAVDIGGDPYATGPSPMGVTVPEEGVPPPPPPPPASTLPPPPRQPAASAPPVAAPPATGAVALDWPVRGDILRRFGPVGMGERNNGVNIGAPAGAVVSAAAAGRVGYVGDDLAGQGLTVLIVHRDGWRTVYGHLGSATVRDGDTVTAGQQVGTVGTTAGDGRPSIHFETWRMRGDEPTALDPLTVLPR, encoded by the coding sequence ATGAATCGAACGGGCGTGACGCGCATCGTGATGGTCGCGGGGGTGATGAGCCTTCTGGCGGCCTGTTCCAGCTATCCGAGTGAGCCGCGCTATTCGATCCACGCCGACCGGCCCGCCGGACCGCCCTCCACGACGCCGCCGCCCGGTCCCGTCTATCCGACCCGCCCCATGCCGACCGGCCCCGCGCCGACCGGAGACGGCGTCCGCGGCGCAACCGATCCGGCCCGCGAGGTTCCGCCGCCGCGGGGCGCGCCCGTCGAACGCATCGAGGGCGGAGAACTGGGGGCGCCGGTTTCCAATGCTCCGCGTCCCTACGATGCACCGACCCGTCCCTACACCGAAGTGCCGAACGCGCCCTATGCGCCGGCCGCGCCTCCGGCCGGCCAGCCGGCCGCCGGGCCCTCGTCCGAAGGCTTCACCACCCCGCCGCCGCCCGCGCGTGGCGGAACGGCGGGCGTCTCCGTCGCCGGCGCGTCCTATGAAATCCAGCCGGGCGACACCATTTCCGGCGTCGGTCGTCGCTTCCAGACCCCGGTTCAGGTTCTGATCGACCTCAACAACCTCGGTCCTCGCGCCGCGATCAGCCCGGGTCAGCGGATCGTCCTGCCCGCGAACGCGGTGGACATCGGCGGCGATCCCTATGCGACCGGGCCGTCGCCGATGGGCGTGACCGTGCCGGAGGAGGGCGTTCCGCCGCCGCCCCCGCCGCCGCCCGCATCGACCCTGCCGCCGCCCCCGCGTCAGCCCGCCGCCTCGGCCCCGCCTGTCGCCGCACCGCCCGCGACGGGCGCCGTGGCGCTGGACTGGCCGGTGCGGGGCGACATCCTGCGCCGCTTCGGCCCCGTCGGAATGGGCGAGCGCAACAACGGCGTGAACATCGGCGCCCCCGCCGGCGCCGTGGTCTCGGCCGCCGCCGCCGGTCGCGTCGGCTATGTCGGCGATGATCTGGCGGGGCAGGGACTGACGGTCCTGATCGTCCACCGCGACGGCTGGCGCACGGTCTATGGTCATCTCGGTTCGGCCACGGTGCGCGACGGCGACACCGTGACGGCGGGTCAGCAGGTCGGAACCGTCGGAACAACCGCCGGCGACGGACGCCCCTCGATTCATTTCGAGACCTGGCGCATGCGCGGCGACGAGCCGACGGCGCTTGACCCGCTGACCGTGTTGCCGCGATAG
- a CDS encoding protein-L-isoaspartate(D-aspartate) O-methyltransferase — protein sequence MKLNDDRAGRLILGLRQQGVTDPRVLTAMESIDRAVFVHEKFLDQAWEDQALPIDCAQTISQPYIVGLMTQALDVQQRHRVLEIGTGSGYQAAVLSRLARYVYSIERYRSLLTEAENRLRVLDIDNVITRHGDGGLGWPEQAPFDRIMVTAAAPGEPTELLKQLKPGGVLVCPVGRSSVQMLHRYTGQPDGSFRRESLTEVRFVPLVEGTAREG from the coding sequence ATGAAGCTGAACGATGACCGCGCCGGACGTCTGATCCTCGGCCTTCGCCAGCAGGGGGTCACGGACCCGCGCGTGCTGACGGCCATGGAGTCGATCGACCGCGCCGTCTTCGTGCACGAGAAGTTCCTCGATCAGGCGTGGGAGGATCAGGCCCTGCCGATCGACTGCGCCCAGACGATCAGCCAACCCTATATCGTCGGCCTGATGACCCAGGCGCTGGACGTGCAGCAGCGCCATCGCGTGCTCGAGATCGGCACCGGCAGCGGCTATCAGGCCGCCGTGCTCAGCCGACTGGCCCGCTACGTCTATTCCATCGAACGCTACCGCAGCCTGCTGACCGAGGCCGAGAACCGGTTGCGGGTGCTGGACATCGACAATGTGATCACCCGCCACGGCGACGGCGGGCTCGGCTGGCCGGAGCAGGCGCCGTTCGACCGCATCATGGTCACCGCCGCCGCGCCCGGAGAGCCGACCGAGCTTCTGAAGCAGCTGAAGCCCGGCGGCGTGCTGGTCTGTCCGGTGGGACGCAGCTCGGTCCAGATGCTGCATCGCTATACGGGCCAGCCGGACGGCTCCTTCCGCCGCGAGAGCCTGACCGAGGTGCGTTTTGTCCCGCTGGTTGAGGGGACGGCGCGCGAAGGTTAG
- the secF gene encoding protein translocase subunit SecF, which translates to MAMRGWPLIKLLPQKTNFRFVRYAKPAAFISVILCVAALVSCFMPGLNMGIDFRGGASLEVAKPAGQVINLEDVRGAVSRLDLGDVGVQGIARRDTNIDDGSTAIVRFQIPEGRDQTAVVTDVETAISQATGQVTYSGVNVVGSKVSGELFMSGLIALGSAIGLMFLYIWFRFEPQFGFGAVAGLVHDVILTFGLIVVFRLEFSLTMVAAILTVIGYSMNDTVVVFDRLRENLRKYKAMPLRDVIDLSLNETLSRTIITGVTAVMVLAALAVFGGEALFGFSIALMFGIIIGTYSSIYVGAPIILLWGVKRGGPSDDAKPIKLGMASRP; encoded by the coding sequence ATGGCGATGCGTGGATGGCCCCTCATCAAACTGCTGCCGCAGAAGACCAATTTCCGCTTCGTTCGCTATGCGAAGCCGGCGGCCTTCATCTCGGTGATCCTTTGCGTCGCGGCGCTTGTCTCCTGCTTCATGCCCGGTCTCAACATGGGCATCGACTTCCGTGGCGGCGCCTCGCTGGAGGTGGCCAAACCGGCCGGGCAGGTGATCAATCTCGAGGACGTGCGCGGCGCTGTCAGCCGCCTCGATCTCGGCGATGTCGGTGTGCAGGGCATCGCCCGGCGTGACACCAACATCGACGACGGCTCGACCGCCATCGTGCGCTTCCAGATTCCGGAAGGCCGTGATCAGACCGCCGTCGTGACCGACGTCGAAACCGCCATCAGCCAGGCCACCGGCCAGGTCACCTATTCCGGCGTGAACGTCGTCGGGTCCAAGGTCTCGGGCGAACTGTTCATGTCCGGACTGATCGCCCTCGGTTCCGCCATCGGCCTGATGTTCCTGTACATCTGGTTCCGGTTCGAGCCCCAGTTCGGGTTCGGCGCCGTGGCCGGTCTGGTGCACGACGTGATCCTTACCTTCGGTCTGATCGTCGTGTTCCGCCTCGAATTCAGCCTGACCATGGTGGCCGCCATCCTGACCGTCATCGGCTATTCGATGAACGACACTGTCGTCGTGTTCGACCGCCTCCGGGAAAATCTGCGCAAGTACAAGGCCATGCCACTGCGCGACGTGATCGACCTGTCGCTGAACGAAACCCTGTCGCGGACGATCATCACCGGCGTCACCGCCGTCATGGTGCTGGCCGCCCTGGCCGTCTTCGGCGGCGAGGCCCTGTTCGGCTTCTCCATCGCCCTGATGTTCGGCATCATCATCGGCACCTATTCGTCGATCTACGTCGGCGCGCCGATCATCCTGCTGTGGGGTGTGAAGCGCGGCGGTCCGTCCGACGACGCCAAGCCGATCAAGCTGGGCATGGCCTCGCGGCCCTGA
- the serS gene encoding serine--tRNA ligase, translating to MHDIRAIRDNPAAFVSGWSSRGVEEADGLVADLLRLDGELRAAQTTAQEGLTKRNAASKLIGAAMAKKDMAEADRLKAEVEALKADIAAAEQVEASVGKELRDLLAGLKNLAADDVPDGEDEAGNVETSRWASDRAGSPQPVISTTAKDHADLGEAMGLLDFEAAAKMSGSRFAVLKGHLARLERAVGQFMLDFQTGRNGYLEVNPPFIVGEKAMFGTGQLPKFEEDLFELRLEFRQEELRLSALNAENRERRARIGELSELNDFAGAQLQDGLAAGVDARWASPVFKRLAGLFGAAVKGFDEHIASYNEAAEKFTELGRQGGGRGFLIPTAEVSLTNLVREQILPESQLATPIRMTALTPCFRAEAGSAGRDTRGLIRQHQFHKVELVSITRPEDSDAEHERMVGCAEAILQALELPYRKMLLCKGDMGFSARKTYDLEVWLPSQGMYREISSCSNCGDFQARRMDARFKRDGEKKTEFVHTLNGSGLAVGRTLVAIMENYQQEDGSIRVPDVLVPYMGGLTSVGG from the coding sequence ATGCACGACATCCGCGCCATCCGTGACAATCCCGCCGCATTCGTCAGCGGCTGGTCGTCGCGCGGGGTCGAGGAGGCTGACGGGCTGGTCGCCGACCTGCTGCGCCTCGACGGCGAGCTGCGCGCGGCCCAGACCACGGCGCAGGAGGGCCTGACCAAACGCAACGCCGCCTCCAAGTTGATCGGCGCCGCCATGGCCAAGAAGGACATGGCCGAGGCCGACCGCCTCAAGGCCGAGGTCGAGGCCCTCAAGGCCGACATCGCCGCCGCCGAACAGGTCGAGGCCAGCGTCGGCAAGGAGCTGCGTGACCTGCTGGCGGGGCTGAAGAACCTGGCCGCCGACGACGTCCCGGACGGCGAGGACGAGGCGGGCAATGTCGAGACGAGCCGCTGGGCCTCGGACCGCGCTGGCTCGCCGCAGCCAGTGATCTCCACCACCGCCAAGGACCACGCCGACCTCGGCGAGGCCATGGGCCTGCTTGACTTCGAGGCCGCCGCGAAGATGAGCGGCTCTCGCTTCGCCGTGCTGAAGGGCCATCTGGCGCGACTGGAGCGGGCCGTCGGCCAGTTCATGCTGGACTTCCAGACGGGTCGGAACGGTTATCTGGAAGTGAACCCGCCATTTATCGTCGGTGAGAAGGCGATGTTTGGGACCGGGCAACTGCCGAAATTTGAAGAAGATCTCTTCGAACTGCGGTTGGAGTTCCGCCAAGAAGAGCTGCGGCTTAGTGCTCTCAACGCTGAAAACAGGGAGCGACGCGCCCGAATTGGTGAGCTCAGTGAGCTGAATGACTTTGCTGGTGCGCAGCTTCAGGACGGGCTAGCCGCTGGCGTTGATGCGCGGTGGGCGTCGCCGGTTTTCAAGCGCCTTGCTGGCTTGTTCGGTGCGGCGGTCAAAGGCTTTGATGAGCATATCGCTTCCTACAACGAGGCGGCGGAAAAATTCACTGAGTTGGGGCGTCAGGGCGGCGGGCGAGGGTTCCTCATCCCCACCGCCGAAGTCTCCCTGACCAACCTCGTCCGCGAGCAGATCCTGCCTGAGAGCCAGCTGGCGACACCCATCCGCATGACCGCCCTGACGCCCTGTTTCCGGGCCGAGGCGGGGTCGGCCGGGCGAGACACCCGCGGCCTGATCCGTCAGCACCAGTTCCACAAGGTCGAGCTGGTCTCCATCACCCGGCCCGAGGACTCCGACGCCGAGCATGAGCGGATGGTGGGCTGCGCCGAGGCCATCCTGCAGGCGCTGGAACTGCCGTACCGCAAGATGCTGCTGTGCAAGGGCGACATGGGCTTCTCGGCCCGCAAGACCTACGACCTCGAGGTCTGGCTGCCGTCGCAGGGCATGTACCGCGAGATCAGCTCCTGCTCGAACTGCGGTGACTTCCAGGCTCGCCGCATGGACGCCCGCTTCAAGCGTGACGGCGAGAAGAAGACCGAGTTCGTCCACACCCTCAACGGCTCGGGCCTCGCGGTCGGCCGCACCCTGGTGGCCATCATGGAGAACTACCAGCAGGAAGACGGCTCCATCCGCGTGCCGGACGTTCTGGTCCCCTACATGGGCGGCCTGACCTCGGTCGGCGGCTGA